The following proteins are encoded in a genomic region of Thermothielavioides terrestris NRRL 8126 chromosome 5, complete sequence:
- a CDS encoding glycoside hydrolase family 76 protein (CAZy_ID 270199) has translation MLVEWAVVAAAATAVSAVSPWSSLPFKPKDGARGNDNRPPLSDDRVFHDMLTALSDLQDAYFQRWVGTWPEGIDWTRAVTSTHVAATLRVISDALELSLPDPPGECAVRKAEVISGYFADVIAYYFAEDAFAIRNQAYDDMLWVVLGWLESIQFVDEHGRLASRMASVGLQRTLPGACETWYGSGWTPAFAHRARVFWELAAKGWDTTLCGGGMLWNPGLMPYKNAVTNQLFISASVGMYLHFPGDSNPSPFGFGTPLEPHDPAFLRAARDAHAWLAASNMTNAQGLYADGFHISGRNGSTRCDLRDEMVYTYNQGIILSGLLGLFRATGEPRFLREGHALVENVVRATGWDLERDAPMDALEFDFTTDPGSRVTSGSGSGPRPGFGFRQQTTKTKTKKDQKKTTSTKPPRPPRLPPWRGLGRAGVLEEACDASGTCSQDAQTFKGIWMHHFAAFCAPDALRPRAGPSAATTTTTSSSSSSATTNTTNTAPAAATATTAATAAAQPAPDFHATACRRYLPWLRHNARAALQTRDARGLFGMWWTAGLLLPQNHGQDHGQDHDHYDHDHDYDGLDGLDDGDAGRGEALALALDLYLEELAREREWEREGGREEGGQVVDYRNWGVPRDAVWMKLADADQHSDDHDDGGGSGSGSGSGGRSSGGGDAGAGAGGQGQKPLGGTGGRHGQVAAGRAAAGNDDNNLGKRGEQEVLGAAAGASDPNLRGRGRTVETQGGGLALLRALWVVSRHEL, from the coding sequence ATGCTGGTTGAGTGGGCCGTGGTCGCTGCGGCGGCCACGGCTGTGTCCGCCGTCTCTCCTTGGTCTTCCCTCCCTTTCAAACCGAAAGATGGCGCCAGGGGCAACGAcaaccgcccgccgctctcgGACGACCGCGTGTTCCACGACATGTTGACGGCTTTGAGCGACCTGCAGGACGCCTACTTCCAGCGCTGGGTTGGGACGTGGCCCGAGGGTATCGACTGGACGCGCGCTGTTACGAGCACCCACGTGGCCGCCACGCTGCGCGTCATCTCGGACGCCCTCGAGCTCAGCCTGCCCGACCCGCCCGGCGAGTGCGCGGTCCGCAAGGCGGAGGTCATATCGGGCTACTTCGCCGACGTGATCGCCTACTACTTCGCCGAGGACGCCTTCGCTATCCGCAACCAGGCCTACGACGACATGCTCTGGGTCGTGCTGGGCTGGCTCGAGTCGATCCAGTTCGTCGACGAGCACGGCCGGCTCGCCTCCCGCATGGCCTCCGTAGGGCTGCAGCGCACTCTGCCCGGGGCCTGCGAGACGTGGTACGGCAGCGGCTGGACGCCCGCCTTCGCCCACCGCGCCAGGGTCTTCTGGGAGCTGGCCGCCAAGGGCTGGGACACGACGctgtgcggcggcggcatgctgTGGAACCCGGGGCTGATGCCGTACAAGAACGCCGTGACCAACCAGCTGTTCATCTCCGCCTCCGTCGGCATGTACTTGCACTTTCCGGGCGACAGCAACCCGTCGCccttcggcttcggcacGCCGCTCGAGCCGCACGACCCGGCCTTCCTCCGCGCGGCCCGCGACGCCCACGCCTGGCTGGCCGCGTCCAACATGACCAACGCGCAGGGCCTCTACGCCGACGGCTTCCACATCTCGGGCCGCAACGGCAGCACACGCTGCGACCTCCGCGACGAGATGGTCTACACGTACAACCAGGGCATCATCCTGTCgggcctgctgggcctgTTCCGTGCCACCGGCGAGCCGCGCTTCCTGCGCGAGGGCCACGCGCTGGTCGAGAACGTCGTGCGCGCCACCGGGTGGGATCTCGAGCGCGACGCACCGATGGACGCTCTCGAGTTTGATTTCACCACAGACCCCGGCTCCCGCGTCACTTCCGGTTCCGGTTCCGGCCCCAGGCCTGGCTTCGGATTCAGACAGcagacgacgaagacaaaGACGAAGAAGGACCAGAAAAAGACGACTAGCACGAAgcccccgcgcccgccgcggctgccccCGTGGCGCGGACTCGGCCGCGCGGgcgtgctcgaggaggcgTGCGACGCGTCGGGCACCTGCTCGCAGGACGCGCAGACGTTCAAGGGCATCTGGATGCACCACTTTGCGGCGTTTTGCGCGCCCGacgcgctgcggccgcgcgccggtcccagcgccgccaccaccaccaccacctcctcctcctcctcctccgccaccaccaacaccaccaacaccgccccagcagcagcaacagcaacaacagcagcaacagcagcagcacaacCAGCCCCAGATTTTCACGCaaccgcctgccgccgctaCCTCCCCTGGCTGCGGCACaacgcgcgcgcggcgctgcagacCCGCGACGCGCGCGGGCTGTTCGGCATGTGGTGGACCGCGggactgctgctgccgcagaACCACGGCCAGGACCACGGCCAGGACCACGACCATTacgaccacgaccacgactacgatggcctcgatggcctcgacgATGGCGACGCGGGGCGCggggaggcgctggcgctggcgttgGATTTGTATTTGGAGGAGCTAGCGCGGGAGCGAGAGTGGGagcgggaggggggaagggaggaggggggcCAGGTGGTGGATTATCGGAACTGGGGCGTGCCGAGGGATGCGGTGTGGATGAAGCTTGCTGATGCGGATCAGCATAGCGACGATCATGATGATGGCGGTGGTAGTGGCAGTGGtagtggtagtggtggtagaagcagtggcggcggtgatgctggtgctggcgcaggTGGGCAGGGCCAGAAGCCCTtgggcggcaccggcggccgTCACGGCCAGGTTGCTGCGGGGAGGGCCGCCGCGGGTAATGATGACAATAACCTggggaagaggggggagCAGGAGGTcctgggcgccgccgccggcgcatcCGACCCGAACCTTCGCGGGCGGGGGCGCACGGTGGAGACGCAGGGCGGCGggctcgcgctgctgcgggcgctgTGGGTGGTTTCGAGACATGAGTTATGA